The Osmerus eperlanus chromosome 12, fOsmEpe2.1, whole genome shotgun sequence genome has a segment encoding these proteins:
- the LOC134031610 gene encoding uncharacterized protein LOC134031610 — MPVLQRWKVSRLHLINSMLSDEAVLPTTCQWCRQGVAVMRCSECLPHQYLCMACDKEQHTRHVLHNRRSLISGYLHPLPPTSFVSQDADGQYSLTHQGRYDLVLPEAHCQCCASHWRPGLEDVVQSGYWPGPVNVNSLFHFDVLQSYLELKMSAAGLSRLTFTTMLDKKNNRFGRSGKISGDTFHQSFMEWAICRYEVDKMCQEQPFVCPPCTPEMLAVAVDGNRKHYRQDSHGHLEGVFLCEDSKVAEFVDHVHKATKHPSSPRDQQGIDSAI, encoded by the exons ATGCCAGTTCTGCAGAGGTGGAAAGTGTCCCGCCTGCATCTCATCAACAGCATGCTGTCAGATGAGGCAGTATTGCCCACCACCTGCCAGTGGTGTAGGCAAGGAGTGGCTGTGATGAGGTGTAGTGAGTGCTTACCTCACCAGtatctgtgcatggcctgtgaCAAAGAGCAACACACCAGACATGTTCTGCACAACCGGAGATCCCTGATCTCAGGCTACCTCCACCCTTTGCCTCCCACCTCATTTGTCAGCCAGGATGCTGACGGGCAATATTCCCTTACCCACCAAG GTCGCTATGATCTTGTCCTCCCTGAAGCACATTGTCAATGTTGTGCCTCTCATTGGAGACCTGGGCTGGAAGATGTTGTACAGAGTGGGTACTGGCCAGGGCCGGTCAACGTCAACAGCCTGTTCCATTTTGACGTTTTACAGTCATACCTGGAGTTAAAGATGTCAGCAGCAGGACTGTCCCGTCTGACATTTACCACAATgctagacaaaaaaaacaaccgcTTTGGAAGA AGTGGTAAAATATCTGGAGACACTTTCCACCAAAGCTTCATGGAATGGGCCATCTGCAGATATGAGGTTGACAAGATGTGCCAGGAGCAGCCGTTTGTCTGCCCTCCATGCACTCCCGAAATGCTTGCTGTAGCAGTGGATGGCAATCGCAAGCATTATCG TCAGGACAGTCATGGCCACTTGGAAGGTGTTTTCCTTTGCGAGGACAGCAAGGTGGCAGAGTTTGTAGACCATGTCCACAAGGCCACCAAGCAT CCTTCATCACCCCGGGACCAACAGGGGATCGACAGCGCCATCTAG
- the LOC134030957 gene encoding potassium channel subfamily K member 1-like, giving the protein MVQGFGGWWTRLLERRQSELNFTLLLLCYVLYLLFGAGVFSAVERPYESELREKLQALRHKFLQDHACVSDELLENILSRALQANNYGVSMLGNVSKSNWDFISSLFFTSTVLTTTGYGHTVPLSDGGKAFCILFSLLGIPITLLFISSVVERIMVVVTRRPLAHLQVRWAVPRARGAVGHALSLTLISAMLLFFFPALVFRAWESSWSFLDSLYFCFISLTTIGLGDYVPGETHPTTTNPHRLLYRLAITVYLLLGLVCLLVVVETWCEVPQLKSFRKKFYRGKQDGQIPEDMADMVDDTDDNELTDHMTAPPLGLPNFSYVSAQAASLRLEDPAPFTHPLETTAPAHGNHLRR; this is encoded by the exons ATGGTCCAAGGTTTTGGAGGCTGGTGGACACGGTTGTTGGAGCGGCGTCAGTCGGAACTAAACTTCAcgttgctgctgctgtgctaTGTACTCTACCTGTTGTTTGGCGCCGGGGTCTTTTCAGCGGTCGAGCGTCCCTACGAATCTGAGTTACGTGAAAAGCTACAAGCTCTCCGACACAAGTTCCTCCAGGACCATGCTTGCGTGTCGGACGAGCTCCTTGAAAACATACTGTCTCGTGCCCTTCAGGCCAATAACTATGGCGTGTCAATGCTCGGTAACGTCAGCAAATCGAACTGGGACTTTATATCATCGCTTTTCTTTACCAGCACTGTGCTAACCACAACAG GCTATGGTCACACCGTCCCCTTGTCAGATGGTGGCAAGGCCTTTTGCatactcttctctcttctgggAATCCCCATCACCCTCCTGTTCATCTCGTCTGTGGTGGAGAGGATCATGGTGGTGGTGACGCGGAGGCCCCTGGCCCACCTCCAGGTGCGGTGGGCAGTGCCCCGGGCGAGGGGCGCTGTGGGCCACGCCCTGAGCCTGACCTTGATTTCGGCTATGCTGCTCTTCTTCTTCCCTGCGCTGGTGTTCCGGGCCTGGGAGAGCAGCTGGAGCTTTCTGGACTCTCTCTACTTCTGCTTCATCTCCCTGACCACTATAGGGCTGGGAGACTATGTGCCAGGGGagacccaccccaccaccaccaacccacACCGGCTGCTCTACAGGCTGGCCATCACAG tgtacCTTCTGCTGGGTCTGGTGTGTCTGCTAGTGGTGGTGGAGACCTGGTGTGAGGTGCCTCAACTGAAGAGCTTCCGGAAGAAGTTCTACAGAGGGAAGCAGGACGGCCAGATCCCAGAGGACATGGCTGATATGGTGGACGACACAGATGACAATGAGCTGACTGATCACATGACTGCTCCGCCGCTGGGCCTGCCCAACTTCTCCTACGTGTCGGCGCAGGCCGCCTCCCTCCGCCTGGAAGATCCCGCCCCCTTTACTCATCCCCTGGAGACGACCGCGCCTGCCCATGGCAACCACCTCAGGAGATGA